Proteins found in one Desulfovibrio sp. genomic segment:
- a CDS encoding sigma 54-interacting transcriptional regulator — translation MNTPPVIGLVFSSQRNVNTVRKVLEDKPCRLVEAVFDLEDAVEPVRQIIEEQGVEVILSRRGTAYILRQLSVPVVALPDTTANQLRALKKASTMGRRIGITQIRTGECNLALCEELLGFQPEIILYSDKPSLEKGVVQAQQRGLEVIIGGDITRRAAQKCGLPFVDLHEQPEIPASFFDSIVNVVQTRRKTLKEKERYRSILDGISEGILAVDERGAIEEINPQACSMLQVNELNVIGTPVSSVFPALPLASAHERHEPLHNVTAASKHREQFIVNTIPIRVGKKPAGAVFSMQPASRILQAEERVRQAYNRGFRARYTLEDFLHTSSVVESLLEQARLYASSEAGVCITGESGTGKEILAQGIHNASPRRLGPFVSLNCAAMPESLLESELFGYAEGTFTGGRRGGKIGIFELAQGGTLFLDEVGTISLSFQTRLLRVLQEKEIMRLGSNVVVPADVRIIAAANSDLWLDVAEGRLREDLYYRLHVLPLHIPPLRERKEDIPLLAEAFLQEFCTQYEAEQRPRLQLPEAFVRALQALPWPGNVRQLRTVAERLTVVSPHGYDAAVGERLLEELRHPGFPQASKAVAMQRKSLTPERVREALHECDNSKVRAAAQLGISRSTLWRLCKDMD, via the coding sequence ATGAACACTCCCCCAGTGATCGGTCTGGTTTTTTCATCGCAACGCAATGTGAACACTGTTCGCAAGGTGCTGGAGGACAAGCCCTGTCGGCTTGTGGAGGCGGTCTTCGATCTTGAGGATGCCGTTGAACCAGTGCGGCAGATCATTGAGGAGCAGGGGGTTGAAGTTATCCTGTCCCGCAGGGGGACGGCCTATATTCTGCGTCAGCTTTCCGTGCCCGTGGTGGCCTTGCCGGATACCACGGCCAATCAGCTGCGGGCGCTCAAAAAAGCTTCAACCATGGGGCGGCGCATTGGCATTACCCAGATACGCACCGGAGAGTGCAACCTGGCTCTGTGCGAGGAATTGCTGGGGTTTCAGCCGGAGATCATCCTGTACAGCGACAAGCCCAGTCTTGAAAAAGGCGTGGTGCAAGCCCAGCAACGGGGGCTTGAAGTTATTATTGGCGGCGATATTACCCGCAGGGCGGCCCAAAAATGCGGTCTGCCCTTTGTTGATCTGCATGAGCAGCCCGAAATACCCGCCAGCTTTTTTGACAGCATCGTTAACGTTGTGCAGACAAGGCGCAAGACTCTTAAGGAAAAAGAACGCTACCGCAGCATTCTTGACGGGATTTCTGAAGGCATTCTGGCCGTGGACGAGCGCGGCGCCATTGAGGAAATCAATCCCCAGGCCTGCAGCATGCTCCAGGTCAATGAACTCAACGTCATTGGCACGCCCGTCAGCAGCGTATTCCCCGCTTTGCCCCTTGCCAGCGCCCATGAACGGCACGAACCCCTGCACAATGTGACGGCGGCCAGCAAGCATCGCGAGCAGTTTATCGTCAACACCATCCCCATCCGCGTGGGTAAAAAACCTGCCGGTGCGGTCTTCAGCATGCAGCCTGCCTCGCGCATCCTTCAGGCGGAGGAGAGAGTCCGACAGGCCTACAATCGGGGATTCAGGGCGCGCTATACACTTGAGGATTTTTTGCACACCAGCAGCGTCGTGGAGTCGCTTCTGGAGCAGGCCCGGCTGTATGCCTCCTCGGAAGCAGGCGTGTGCATTACCGGCGAAAGCGGCACGGGCAAGGAAATTCTGGCGCAGGGTATACACAATGCATCCCCCCGCAGGCTCGGCCCCTTTGTGTCGCTGAACTGCGCGGCCATGCCAGAATCCCTGCTGGAAAGCGAACTTTTTGGCTATGCCGAAGGTACGTTTACCGGCGGGCGCAGAGGCGGAAAGATCGGTATTTTTGAGCTGGCGCAGGGTGGCACCCTGTTTCTGGACGAGGTGGGAACCATTTCGCTTTCGTTTCAGACACGCCTGCTGCGCGTGCTGCAAGAAAAAGAAATCATGCGCCTTGGCAGCAACGTGGTTGTTCCGGCTGATGTGCGTATCATTGCCGCCGCCAACAGCGATCTGTGGCTGGATGTTGCCGAAGGAAGGCTACGGGAAGATCTGTACTACCGGCTGCATGTGCTGCCGTTGCACATTCCCCCGCTACGGGAGCGGAAGGAAGATATTCCCCTGCTTGCAGAGGCTTTTTTGCAGGAGTTTTGCACGCAGTATGAAGCGGAGCAACGGCCGCGCCTGCAACTGCCCGAAGCCTTTGTTCGGGCCTTGCAGGCCCTGCCATGGCCGGGCAATGTGCGCCAGCTGCGCACAGTGGCTGAAAGGCTGACGGTTGTTTCACCGCATGGCTATGATGCCGCTGTTGGAGAACGCCTGCTTGAAGAACTGCGCCATCCCGGTTTCCCGCAGGCCTCAAAAGCTGTCGCCATGCAGCGCAAATCCCTCACCCCCGAGCGTGTGCGCGAGGCGCTGCATGAGTGCGACAATTCAAAGGTTCGGGCAGCGGCCCAGCTGGGCATCAGCCGCAGTACGCTGTGGCGTCTGTGCAAGGATATGGACTGA